The Raphanus sativus cultivar WK10039 chromosome 2, ASM80110v3, whole genome shotgun sequence genome includes a region encoding these proteins:
- the LOC108809105 gene encoding 40S ribosomal protein S27-2 — MVLQNDIDLLNPPAELEKRKHKLKRLVQSPNSFFMDVKCQGCFNITTVFSHSQTVVVCGNCQTVLCQPTGGKARLTEGCSFRKK; from the exons ATG GTTCTCCAAAACGACATCGATCTGCTCAACCCTCCAGCTGAGCTCGAGAAGAGAAAGCACAAGCTCAAGCGTCTCGTGCAATCTCCTAACTCTTTCTtcatg gaCGTTAAGTGCCAGGGATGCTTTAACAT AACGACGGTGTTCAGCCACTCTCAAACAGTTGTAGTGTGTGGTAACTGTCAGACGGTTCTGTGCCAGCCCACTGGTGGTAAAGCCAGGCTCACTGAGGGATGCTCTTTCAGGAAGAAGTGA